In Sulfurimonas sp. C5, the genomic window AATGAACTTAACATTGCAAAAGAGAAAATATTATTGTGCGGTATAGCTTTGGGATATGAGGATACTAATGCACCCATCAACAGTTATAAAACTGATAGAGTAGCATTAGAAGAGTTTACAAAATTTTATGACTAAAACAGTTAGTCCTCTTTTACTTCACTTTTTGTGAGTACTTCATCAATCATACCGTATTTTTTTGATTCTTCGGCACTCATGAAGTTATCACGATCAGTATCTTTTTCGATCGTTGCAAGTTTTTGACCTGTATTTGCAGCCAAAATCTCGTTGAGTTCTTG contains:
- a CDS encoding ATP-dependent Clp protease proteolytic subunit produces the protein QELNEILAANTGQKLATIEKDTDRDNFMSAEESKKYGMIDEVLTKSEVKED